One window of Hydractinia symbiolongicarpus strain clone_291-10 chromosome 3, HSymV2.1, whole genome shotgun sequence genomic DNA carries:
- the LOC130636409 gene encoding hemicentin-1-like, with the protein MHVAEHRLNGFIMKWDYLRNDLLFYDITITNILTSEVQRFKLMENPSYTQQTLKFQFSNLERGTKYEVQIRATDKQGQVGRWSTKLSVTTVSTMPPIMVEHPATVHVGEGQTYNMSCVVDASPAATFRWFRNGVVIPSTDNRYILAGHILVVKDALHGRENSEAKYKCEAQNYLGKSTSNEGELKVEWIGESFLHAPGHKIFYRNQKFLRISVRPPVGSASTIHWFKSGKIIRKSTHPQFSKTYYVDPTGKFYNALDIRNLGATIDDVYTATANNLGGMGRMDFRLVLANAPLAITTLKMKSQNHGQIVLQWDPPMARGNIQQLGNRFRFRTDITRFELAYVDTSTGTEHSVSTVGEYTDNMYFSKMHVISRLKTGVVYRYKIRSIDHGNQISTWSSWFEHSIPSTLPPYIMEGPKPTYNIIANQNISIPCEVSATPTASVTWYKDGQVLANTDQRFQMDEHNLIVTSIQANYSGVFYCEAENKYGVVRSEKATVVVYYFNNNFQYFKNNSAVYDVNGYRDARILCRPPLSNPPAKVLWTNDTKTLLKYSDRIVRDDNYIMNGVNYYSLKILRATDFIGNCIGCAAYNPVFGFGGNRYKVAVSTIILLGKPSWKKKITVFWKVGGTLSVSWHKERDDIASYTMLVKEDTSSFKVVNVLSSNDTSIDIKNLSYSIPYRIEVIAINIAGQRSEPAVANVKEFKLVMVKISKDLKLNGSLHREGTNKTLTCDFHGDPKPFITWLKDGINITIINGSYEVSNDNRQIKLINIQRLIHTGNYQCLGSNKYNNVTTSISKLEVSWIDRIFNFIGTNQTFYNKDEYRQVQFKCSPPDAHPPLIRSRPGYVRWMKKRNMSNVTGIQSVERKNNLLIDVITFNATLDDVGEISCVYFHEADLRQQTMMLTVTDKPSWSKKASFYWTLGAKLAGNWTKERADIISYVISVKISKSPFTIQKVVATTDTKIEIAGLQQDISYRIEVIAIDVSQQKSLPSITTIQAWNNIEVKVTKDLEIKPKRLKEETSEILTCDFSGSPRPVITWFKDGINITIKNRSYEVSNDNRQMKLININRNIHPGKYQCVASNKNFQNVGSTISSMEVAWFNHNFKYNDTDKTFYDKDGFRRVKFACSPPDAYPPINRTPKQYIIWQSKERVLSGVTGSTQEGSVILDFIEFDATVNDVGPISCIYVHEAGVRRYSKMLKQIGKPEWKNGVKFYWKDGPKIYGTWDKERSDIVSYVVTFKENVLPYNIIKVVAVTSSSVEIFELPMNQSYRVEIVAMDVALQSSAPAVVVIEAVSEVKVAIDLPIKSGRFKEKSDATLMCDFSGNPKPSITWLKDGINITINNGSYEVSQDNRQMKLINISRNIHAGKYRCVASNVLSRNISTKISSVEVTWIDFKFKAVATDQVYENHDCCRKVRFFCSPPDAYPDFNNVGRILWLKGRNDELVQGRQTVQYHHSLRRDVIEFSATETDAGRISCIYVHEAGSRRHNMNLKIHDGPLPPYPLKTTLDSYNVATLIWTALNETIDNYHLVYGPDRTNITILDFPADKTKYVIEDLKDDKAYKLSLFSVKQGKLSMPLSEEFTTVKSPDIPSVVNFTASSIQWNSISFTWNISSDVYQLRKYQLVVKSKFATKYYGLAGTAISYTVKHLQEKELYTFLIYVVDRHGKKGKTSQLKLTTADFVPSTIPNFVHTVITWNSVSFIWETPPDNTKISMYKLKVKSSTATIMHDVNRTLNAYSVRNLHEGEKYTFGIYGVNEKGRQGKPTELSLHTVDLGIPSAPLNVTTSNVIGYENTQIFITWLTPANKNLANNPPNEISYHLRFCDETACKYMGNITEKEIRLRGLTPKTNYNFTLTTMRADFRPGKGYAGVFETKLTLPRIKGFRMSIQKWDSLSLIWDKPSSFQLQSVSNYVLVVNKTQVFQVQHSATQYTVGNLHEGTIYVCSIYPVSGNGEKGLPTTVSAQTLNLGIPGVPQHVKSRQVDRFENTQVDITWAVPRDEELANNLPNELSYHVRYCNQMRCYNISSIKALSVRLFDLTPGTNYTYNLTTIRADMLPGESIKGSFQTHPDVPSVPQSLKWEKSFSDPSTALTLRWVHPKIMAGTVQADMTFLVLYCKRTEKRSLINCKRKRITGTSIELTDLEQKTSYEVSVSAIHYTGAIGEAFTITVTTEEKATTLSTAVISGIVVGVVVLILLVTLSYWYYYRGPRKEKKKIKLQERIEKEQREQEEQQKQLKIQERKHYQHQKDIYKQKERNLKKQRYQQKRNIRRYEVSHEMQGGGYDFY; encoded by the exons ATGCATGTTGCAGAACACAGACTAAATGGTTTTATCATGAAATGGGATTACCTACGGAACGATCTTCTTTTTTACGATATTACAATAACAAATATATTAACAAGCGAAGTACAAAGGTTTAAGCTTATGGAGAATCCTTCATACACGCAGCAGACattgaaatttcaattttctaacCTGGAAAGAGGGACGAAATACGAAGTTCAAATAAGAGCAACAGACAAACAAGGACAGGTTGGTAGATGGAGCACCAAACTGAGTGTAACAACGGTTTCTACAATGCCTCCTATAATGGTGGAGCATCCAGCCACCGTTCATGTAGGTGAAGGACAGACATACAATATGAGCTGTGTTGTAGATGCAAGTCCTGCAGCTACTTTTAGATGGTTTAGAAACGGGGTGGTGATTCCAAGCACAGATAACAGATACATTTTAGCCGGTCATATTTTAGTCGTCAAAGATGCGCTCCATGGTAGAGAGAATAGCGAAGCTAAATATAAATGCGAAGCACAAAATTATCTTGGGAAATCAACTAGTAATGAGGGAGAGCTTAAAGTTGAAT GGATTGGAGAAAGTTTTCTACATGCACCGGGACACAAAATCTTCTATCGAAATCAAAAGTTCTTAAGAATATCAGTCAGACCTCCAGTTGGTTCTGCTTCTACAATTCATTGGTTCAAATCTGGTAAAATCATCAGAAAATCAACCCATCCACAGTTTTCGAAGACGTATTACGTTGATCCAACTGGCAAATTTTATAATGCTCTGGATATCCGTAACCTGGGGGCGACTATTGATGACGTATATACTGCCACTGCTAATAACCTGGGTGGCATGGGAAGAATGGATTTTAGACTGGTGCTTGCAA aTGCACCATTGGCTATAACCACTTTAAAAATGAAGTCCCAAAACCATGGACAGATAGTACTACAATGGGACCCACCAATGGCTCGTGGAAACATACAACAGCTTGGTAACAGGTTTAGATTTAGAACTGATATAACACGATTTGAGTTAGCATATGTCGACACATCAACCGGGACAGAACATAGTGTCAGTACTGTTGGAGAATATACTGATAATATGTACTTTAGTAAAATGCATGTCATATCAAGATTAAAAACAGGCGTGGTTTATCGATACAAAATTAGGAGCATTGATCATGGAAATCAAATTAGTACATGGTCATCCTGGTTTGAACATAGCATTC CTTCAACACTGCCTCCGTATATCATGGAAGGTCCCAAACCAACTTACAATATCATTGCAAACCAAAACATTTCTATTCCATGTGAAGTATCTGCAACACCCACTGCTAGTGTCACTTGGTACAAAGATGGCCAGGTACTTGCCAATACAGATCAAAGGTTTCAAATGGATGAACATAATTTAATAGTTACATCTATTCAAGCTAACTATTCCGGTGTATTTTACTGCGAAGCAGAAAACAAGTATGGCGTAGTAAGAAGTGAAAAAGCAACTGTTGTGGTCTACT ATTTCAACAACAATTTCCAATACTTTAAAAACAATTCAGCTGTTTATGACGTAAATGGCTATCGTGATGCGCGCATTCTATGTCGTCCACCATTAAGCAATCCTCCTGCGAAAGTTCTTTGGACAAACGATacaaaaacattgttaaaataCAGCGACAGAATTGTTAGGGATGACAATTACATCATGAATGGAGTCAATTACTACTCTTTGAAGATTTTAAGAGCAACTGATTTCATTGGTAATTGCATTGGTTGTGCTGCATACAATCCAGTATTTGGTTTTGGTGGTAATAGATATAAAGTGGCTGTTAGTACTATAATACTGTTAG GCAAGCCCTCATGGAAGAAAAAGATCACAGTTTTTTGGAAAGTTGGTGGAACACTTTCTGTTTCCTGGCACAAAGAACGTGATGATATTGCATCGTACACTATGCTAGTGAAGGAAGACACTTCCTCGTTTAAAGTAGTCAATGTGCTTTCAAGTAATGATACATCAATTGACATCAAAAATTTGTCATATTCCATTCCATATCGGATAGAAGTTATTGCAATTAATATTGCTGGTCAACGTAGTGAGCCCGCTGTTGCAAACGTTAAAG aatttaaaTTAGTAATGGTGAAAATTTCCAAAGATTTAAAGTTAAATGGTAGTCTACATAGAGAAGGAACAAACAAAACGCTAACTTGTGATTTTCATGGTGACCCAAAACCGTTTATTACTTGGTTAAAAGATGGAATCAACATCACAATAATAAATGGAAGTTATGAAGTATCAAATGATAACCGACAGATAAAATTGATCAATATTCAGCGTTTAATACACACTGGAAATTATCAGTGTCTTGGCAGTAATAAATATAACAACGTTACAACCTCAATATCAAAGCTTGAAGTTTCTT GGATTGATCGTATATTCAACTTTATTGGCACAAATCAAACATTCTACAACAAAGATGAATATCGTCAAGTCCAATTCAAGTGTTCACCTCCAGACGCGCATCCTCCTCTCATACGAAGTAGACCTGGTTATGTAAGATGGATGAAAAAGAGAAATATGTCGAACGTTACTGGTATTCAAAGCGTTGAAAGGAAAAATAATCTCCTCATTGATGTCATAACATTTAATGCTACTTTGGATGATGTTGGCGAGATTTCATGTGTTTACTTTCATGAAGCTGATCTGAGACAGCAAACTATGATGCTGACTGTTACTG ACAAGCCTTCATGGTCGAAGAAAGCGTCTTTTTATTGGACACTGGGAGCAAAACTAGCTGGTAACTGGACAAAGGAAAGAGCAGATATCATATCATATGTAATAAGTGTGAAAATTAGCAAATCTCCATTTACAATACAAAAAGTTGTTGCAACCACGGACACAAAAATTGAGATCGCTGGATTGCAGCAAGATATTTCATACCGCATAGAAGTCATTGCAATCGATGTTTCTCAACAGAAGAGTTTACCATCAATAACCACAATTCAGG CATGGAACAATATTGAAGTGAAAGTTACAAAAGACTTGGAAATAAAACCCAAGAGACTCAAAGAAGAAACAAGTGAAATCCTAACATGTGATTTCAGTGGAAGCCCAAGGCCCGTAATTACTTGGTTTAAAGATGGAATCAacatcacaataaaaaatagaagTTATGAAGTATCAAATGATAATCGACAAATGAAATTAATTAACATTAATCGGAACATACATCCTGGAAAGTATCAGTGTGTTGCTAGTAACAAAAATTTCCAAAATGTCGGATCAACGATATCAAGTATGGAAGTGGcct GGTTCAATCACAATTTCAAATATAATGATACTGACAAAACATTTTACGACAAAGATGGTTTTAGAAGAGTAAAATTTGCTTGCTCACCTCCGGATGCTTATCCACCAATTAATAGGACACCCAAACAATACATAATATGGCAAAGCAAGGAAAGAGTGCTAAGTGGCGTGACTGGTAGCACGCAAGAAGGAAGTGTTATACTTGATTTTATCGAGTTTGATGCAACTGTTAACGATGTTGGTCCTATATCTTGTATTTATGTACATGAAGCAGGCGTGAGAAGATACAGTAAAATGCTGAAGCAAATTG gaaaaccAGAATGGAAAAATGGTGTAAAGTTCTATTGGAAAGATGGTCCAAAGATTTATGGTACATGGGATAAAGAACGTTCTGATATAGTGTCATATGTTGTcacttttaaagaaaatgttttaccaTATAACATCATCAAAGTTGTTGCCGTTACTTCGTCTTCTGTTGAAATATTTGAATTACCGATGAATCAATCATACCGAGTGGAAATAGTTGCTATGGATGTCGCATTGCAAAGTAGTGCACCAGCAGTGGTTGTAATAGAAG CTGTCTCTGAAGTAAAAGTTGCCATTGATTTACCAATAAAAAGTGgcagatttaaagaaaaaagcgacgcaaccttgATGTGTGATTTTAGTGGAAATCCAAAGCCCTCAATTACTTGGTTAAAAGATGGAATCAACATCACAATAAATAATGGAAGTTATGAAGTATCACAAGACAATCGACAAATGAAATTGATTAATATTAGTCGTAACATACACGCTGGCAAATATCGGTGTGTTGCTAGTAACGTTTTGTCAAGAAATATATCCACAAAAATATCGAGCGTTGAAGTTACAT GGATTGATTTTAAATTCAAAGCTGTAGCAACAGATCAGGTATATGAGAATCACGATTGTTGTCGTAAAGTCAGGTTTTTCTGCTCACCACCTGATGCCTATCCCGACTTCAACAATGTAGGGAGGATATTGTGGTTAAAAGGGCGTAATGATGAGTTAGTACAAGGAAGACAAACTGTGCAATATCACCATTCGTTGAGGAGAGATGTTATCGAATTTAGCGCTACGGAAACTGATGCAGGCCGAATTTCTTGTATTTATGTACACGAAGCCGGCTCGAGAAGACACAATATGAATTTAAAGATTCATG ACGGCCCATTGCCTCCTTATCCTTTAAAAACGACCTTGGATTCTTATAACGTTGCTACGTTGATTTGGACCGCTTTAAACGAAACAATTGACAATTACCATTTGGTCTACGGCCCGGATCGAACAAACATAACGATACTGGATTTTCCAGCTGATAAAACGAAGTATGTTATCGAGGATTTGAAAGATGACAAGGCATACAAACTGTCTTTGTTTTCGGTAAAACAAGGAAAGTTAAGTATGCCGTTGTCAGAAGAATTTACAACTGTGAAATCACCTG ATATACCTTCGGTGGTAAATTTCACAGCCTCTTCAATCCAATGGAATTCTATTTCCTTTACATGGAATATTTCTTCAGATGTGTATCAACTGCGCAAATACCAGTTGGTGGTTAAGTCCAAGTTTGCGACCAAGTACTACGGTCTTGCTGGCACAGCAATATCGTATACAGTAAAACACTTACAAGAGAAAGAGCTTTATACTTTTTTGATCTATGTTGTTGACAGACATGGAAAAAAGGGAAAAACATCGCaattaaaattaacaacagCTGATTTTG ttcCATCCACTATACCTAACTTTGTTCACACTGTTATTACCTGGAATTCTGTCTCATTTATCTGGGAGACACCACCAGACAACACGAAGATATCAATGTACAAGCTTAAAGTTAAATCTTCGACTGCTACGATAATGCACGATGTTAATCGAACATTAAACGCGTATAGTGTTAGGAATTTACACGAAGGCGAAAAATATACGTTTGGTATTTATGGAGTTAATGAAAAGGGTCGACAAGGCAAGCCAACAGAATTATCTTTGCATACCGTGGATTTAG GTATACCTTCAGCACCTCTTAATGTTACAACGTCCAACGTGATTGGTTATGAAAACACACAGATATTCATCACGTGGTTAACTCCAGCCAATAAAAATCTAGCCAATAACCCGCCAAACGAAATATCATACCATTTAAGGTTTTGTGATGAAACAGCGTGTAAGTATATGGGTAATataacagaaaaagaaattcGTCTGCGCGGTTTGACACCAAAAACGAATTATAATTTCACATTGACAACAATGAGAGCTGATTTCCGTCCTGGGAAAGGTTATGCTGGTGTGTTTGAAACAAAACTCA CTCTTCCGCGAATCAAAGGATTTAGAATGTCTATTCAGAAATGGGACTCACTTTCACTCATTTGGGACAAACCTTCATCATTCCAATTACAAAGTGTTTCAAATTATGTTCTTGTGGTGAATAAAACACAAGTCTTTCAAGTGCAACACTCAGCAACTCAATACACTGTAGGAAATCTCCACGAAGGAACGATCTATGTTTGCTCAATATATCCTGTTAGTGGGAATGGAGAGAAGGGATTGCCAACAACTGTATCAGCTCAAACGCTGAACTTAG GAATTCCTGGTGTACCACAACATGTAAAAAGTAGGCAAGTGGATCGCTTCGAAAACACACAAGTAGACATCACATGGGCTGTACCACGTGACGAAGAATTGGCTAATAATCTACCGAATGAATTATCATATCATGTGCGTTATTGCAATCAAATGCGCTGTTATAATATTTCCAGTATCAAAGCTTTAAGCGTACGCTTATTTGACTTGACTCCTGGAACGAATTACACGTATAACCTGACAACCATACGTGCTGATATGTTGCCAGGTGAAAGTATAAAAGGATCATTTCAAACTCATCCAG ATGTGCCCTCAGTGCCACAATCCTTGAAATGGGAGAAATCTTTTTCTGATCCGTCCACAGCATTAACGCTACGATGGGTACACCCAAAAATTATGGCTGGCACGGTACAAGCAGATATGACATTTTTAGTTTTATACTGTAAGAGAACAGAGAAAAGATCTCTAATAAActgcaaaagaaaaagaattacagGGACTAGTATAGAATTAACTGATCTCGAACAAAAAACCAGCTATGAGGTTTCAGTGAGTGCGATTCATTATACTGGTGCAATTGGAGAAGCTTTTACCATTACAGTAACAACTGAAG AAAAAGCAACTACATTATCAACAGCAGTAATTTCTGGCATTGTCGTTGGTGtcgttgttttgattttactgGTGACTCTGTCCTATTGGTATTATTATCGTGGaccaagaaaagaaaagaagaaaataaaactaCAAGAACGGATTGAAAAAGAGCAAAGAGAACAAGAAGAGCaacaaaagcaattaaaaattCAAGAACGAAAACATTATCAGCATCAAAAGGACATATACAAACAAAAAGAACGTAACTTGAAGAAGCAAAGATATCAACAGAAAAGAAATATACGACGCTATGAAGTTTCTCATGAGATGCAAGGAGGAGGATACGACTTTTATTGA